The DNA window ATAAACTTCTTTATTCTCAGGTCTACGCCTCTCAGCGCATGCGTGCTGGTAAGGGTAAGATGAGGAATCGCAGACGGATCCAACGCAGAGGTCCATGCATCATTTACAACCAGGACGCCGGTGTCACCAAAGCCTTCAGAAATATCCCAGGTGTGTAGTTTATACAGTTGTAGAATTCGTAACTCGTAGGTAAATGGATGTCAGAACATAAGCTATATAGTGTTAATCTTAAATACTAAATGTTAAGTGCATGTGCAGTGGGTATTACAAACTTAGACATATGTAGTAACACTGCTGTCCTTAACTTTAAATGGCATATGGGTGATTGATTATTATTGTGTTGTGCTTTAAAGGCATCACTCTGcagaacgtgaacaaactgaaccTCCTGAGGCTCGCTCCTGGTGGTCATGTTGGACGCTTCTGCATCTGGACTGAGAGTGCTTTCCGCAAGCTGGATGAGCTGTATGGCACCTGGCGCAAACCTGCTTCCCTCAAGGTTGGCTACAAGTAAGTGTTTCAGGAGCAATCACACTGTTGCACATGTACATCTGTTGGTCACATCAGTGATGAGCTTCCACTTCATGGTCCGTGTTTTTGATACTGTGTGATATTTAACGAAGTTCTGAGTTTGAGCATCAAAAGACTCATCAGTCAACTATTCATCATCTCCAACATGAGGAATtgattatatattatataatgcTTTATTTATTCCAGCCTGCCCATGCACAAGATGACCAACACAGATCTGAGCAGGATTCTGAAGAGTGAGGAGATCCAGAAAGCACTTCGTGCACCTAAGTACGTACTGCACACTTTTGAGttcttgaaaacatttttttagatGGTCAACTATGATGATTTTCCCACTTCAGGTCCGTGTTTCTGAATCCTGATTATATGGAAGTCCTGAGCAACACACATTTCAAGTTTGTAATACACTTGAGCAGAAGTTTACTTTGTTAAGCCTGGGTTATATTGTCATTACAGCAAGAAGATCAACCGCAGAGTACTGAAGAAGAATCCTCTGAAGAACTTGAGGATAATGCTCAAACTGAACCCTTACGCCAAGACTGCAAGACGTCATGCCATCCTCCAGCATGACCCTGCGGTAAGAATTAAAATAATTCAAGCTGGGAGCAAAAATCATAGACTTACTGTGTTGATTATGACTCTGATATCTTGTTTGTTCTCTCCGTAGATCAAGGCCAAGATGCTGAAACCCAAGAAGAAGCCTGGAAAGAAAGGTGCACCTGCCAAACCCAAGGCATAAAACTCTATACTTGCAGACAAGAGTTCAGTGATAAATAAATCATCTGTTTCAAATAATTAAGTCTaatcagtcatttttttaaattttgattcACAAGACTTATTTATTTCACATAAGGTAACAAAAAGATTACAAAAATGTAGGAAGTGAGAATACTGCTAAATATGAACACCAACTCTTTCAGGTCTGCTCTCTATGCAGGATTCTTGATCAAACTGCAATGGACAGACAAATCTTTTTTATAATGTAAGGTCTTAACACCACTAGGTGGCTTTGAAGGGTATATTCCACTTGTTTGACACTAGTAGAAAATTCTACGTACCATTTGTTCACAAAGTCTCGAAATTCAGGGCTAAATATCCCGGGCAGCTTTGGTGGAGGCTGAGATTCAAAGGTCCTGTCAGCACTGGATGGGTCAAACTCAATGCTCAAATAGCTGGCAAAGGTATTAAAACAATATACACTGGTATATACAGGTATGTTTATGTTCGGATGTGGTCAAATAATGGGCTCACCTACCTCATTGACTGTAATCAAGCAGCTCAAATATAGCCATCTGTGTTCTGCTGTCAGGACCATATGCTGCAGGGAAAAATATTGATCAGCCTCTCATTATTCAGTTACCTCTGCACTAATTATTACTCAGAGTCCACTTATTTGTTGTAAACAATTATAATAGACCCTTTGAAATATTGTCTGTCAGAGCTGCTTTAATCTAAAACAAAAAGCCACCGCAGAATGACAGTATGAACCAGCATCATCTCAGACTTACAGCAAGCAAGGTGGTTGAAGACAAAGTTGAGGGCTACAAGAAGACCAAGGAGgcagtgctgctgctgaagaagcTTAAAGTCTAGAATGACATCAAGAAGGTAATCTTAACAGTTTCAGTTTGTCTAGTTGCTTGACTCAGTACTCCATTAGGGAACAATGTTTGAATAGAAAGTGATTATTGTAGCCTAAAGGATCTTTTTGTTCCTATCTGTATTATGTGGAGTAGCAATTGTAGCTCTTTATACACAGTCTCCACAATCCAGGAGGAGTCTCGAGCAGGTTTATTCACCTGAAGTAAAGATGGAAAGCAAATAACTATGAATGCTGCAGCACAGTTTGAGTAAAGCATGATGATGCCAAGCATCTGTTAATCTGATTCATATGTATGATATGGAGTGTAGCAGTAAGACCCCAGACTGAACTTGTTACTTTCTGTAGGATTAATTGGAACAGTTTCTCTGCCTGTGATAACTGCTTAAGTGTAGGATATTTATAGGTATTGccaggttttttttatttgttatggTGTTACGAAATAATAGAAGCTTCTGTTCCTAGGTCTATGCCTGTCAGCGCGTGCGTGCTGGTAAGGGTAAGATGAGGAATCGCAGACGGATTCTGAGGCTCGCCCCTTGTGGTCATGTTGGACGCTTCTGCATCTGGACTGAGAGTGCTTTCCGCAAGCTGGATGAGCTGTATGGCACCTGGCGCAAACCTGCTTCCCTCAAGGTTGGCTACAAGTAAGTGTTTCAGGAGCAATCACACTGTTGCACATGTACATCTGTTGGTCACATCAGTGATGAGCTTCCACTTCATGGTCCGTGTTTTTGATACTGTGTGATATTTAACGAAGTTCTGAGTTTGAGCATCAAAAGACTCATCAGTCAACTATTCATCATCTCCAACATGAGGAATtgattatatattatataatgcTTTATTTATTCCAGCCTGCCCATGCACAAGATGACCAACACAGATCTGAGCAGGATTCTGAAGAGTGAGGAGATCCAGAAAGCACTTCGTGCACCTAAGTACGTACTGCACACTTTTGAGttcttgaaaacatttttttagatGGTCAACTATGATGATTTTCCCACTTCAGGTCCGTGTTTCTGAATCCTGATTATATGGAAGTCCTGAGCAACACACATTTCAAGTTTGTAATACACTTGAGCAGAAGTTTCCTTTAAGCCTGGGTTATATTGTCATTACAGCAAGAAGATCAACCGCAGAGTACTGAAGAAGAATCCTCTGAAGAACTTGAGGATAATGCTCAAACTGAACCCTTACACCAAGACTGCAAGACGTCATGCCATCCTCCAGCATGACCCTGCGGTAAGAATTAAAATAATTCAAGCTGGGAGCAAAAATCATAGACTTACTGTGTTGATTATGACTCTGATATCTTGTTTGTTCTCTCCGTAGATCAAGGCCAAGATGCTGAAACCCAAGAAGAAGCCTGGAAAGAAAGGTGCACCTGCCAAACCCAAGGCATAAAATTCTATACTTGCAGACAAGAGTTCAGTGATAAATAAATCATCTGTTTCAAATAATTGAGTCTAATcagtcatttttaaattttgattcACAAGACTTATTTATTTCACATAAGCTAACAAAGACTTTTTGTTGGCGCTGTAAGAACACAAGGCAAAGAGAAATATCAAGCACACAGGTTGAGCAGCATTTGTCATGATTAAATAATTTGATCATTAGAAAAAGATGGCTTTTCAGGCAGGCCTGCAACGTAGCCCAAAGACTTGTTCAATACATAGTTAATTTCACTTGGCATGTAGGTTTGTACACTAAATATACAACTATTGATTGCACAACTTTTGAACCCATGTAGTActcagtataaatacatatcaCCCATAATAcaaacccagtcaccagaggacCTTGGGATATGGGGTTTGTTGTAGACACAACAGGCCTCACATTGCTGTGCCGTGGGTGGGAGTCAGAGGCTGATTGAGTCCAATGGTGCTGCACAACCAACCAGCAAAGTCAACCTGCTCTGCCTCCGACTGTTTGATGAAAGGATGCACCTGAGGAAAAAGAGAGGCGTGTAAGATGGctaaaaagataaagaaaaatttAGGGAGAATACTGTAAAGTATGAACACTCACCATCAACTGTTTGAGGTCTGctctctctgcaggattcttAATCAAACTGCAATGGAGACAAACCTTTTTTAGAATGTAATATCTTTTATTGCCACTAGGTGGCAGACAGTCTGAAGGGGATATTCCATTTGTGTTTGATGCCAGTGAAAATTTCTCCTACATACCATTTGTTGACAAAGTCTTGAAATTCAGGGCTAAATATCCCAGGCAGCTTTGGTGGAGGCTGAAATTTAAAGGTCTTGTCAGAAATGCTCAAATTGCTGGCAAATGTATCACAACAACATACACTGATATACAGGTATGTTCATGTTGGGATGAGATCATAAAATGGGCACACTTACCTCATTGACTATGTAATCAAGCAGCTCAAATATGGCCATTGGTGGTCTGCTGTCAGGACCATATGCTGGGgggaaaaatatttatcagcCTCTGTCATAATTCACAGTTCCCTCTGCACCAATTATTACTCAAAGTCCACTTATTTGTTAACAACTTCAACAGAACTTTTGAAATACTGTCATTCAAAGCTGCTTTaatctaaaaacaaaaagccaCTCTGCAGAATGACAGGATGAACCAGCATCATCTCAGACTTACAGCTGCCTGGTCTCCCAGGGGGCCGTGGCTTTGGGGAGGACTCGCTGCAGGCTGCCTCCCCTTCCACTGGGAAGCCAAAAATCTGTTCCAGTTCCTTAGCATCAGGTGGTGGAATAGGGAAGCGTCCAATGGCCATTTCAACCAGAGACAGACCCATACTCCAGATGTCCGACTGAACAGAGTAATGGGTGCCCTGTAAACGCTCCGGCTGCAAAATACATGCAGTTATATCACCGACAGAACCATTACTTGTTTGTACAATTATTAAAATGTTGCAGTGATAATACAGCATCACAAAACACTGAGTCACAGTCACTACGTCCAGCATACagcatgtttcattttcattccacTGCAATGACACAGTGGAATTCTTAGGCATTTATCAGGCTATAACTTATGACAGTCAATAAACTAGACCAGTGGTCCTCAACTACGGGTCTGGGGACCCCCAGGGGTCCTTGACAGAGTGCCAGGGGGTCTCCAAAAAAATAAGGAATACTGTATTTTCACTATAGATGaaatcactgtgatgtcacactaaCAACTCCAGGTAAACAATTGGCAATTGTTGTGAATCGTGGAGGTACAGTATGTGACATCAGCTGTTCCTGttattttcagctgtaactaatgtttaaaaatgtaaagttaaaCACAGTGGTTCGAGCCCGAGACATTTCTGCTGCTCTTCTGCTGTGTTGCTCTTCTAGCCTCTTTGATAAAACCGATTCTACCAGCCCTGAAGCTAAGCaatatactgctgtggacgTGTGCTGCAGCAAGATGTGTTTTacccattcaaaaaaaatctgcattagTGAATgctatattttgaatatttttcacagctttacattacacactaactgatcaaggcagtggtagaccagcaactcccttGTTCTAAAACAGgagtgtcaaacatacggcccactggatgacatTGCACACCTAATAGCAACACACAAGTAAGGCAAAGAGGTGCTAGGTTttaggagcaagttaaacagtgagtagctttcttcatgtaaaatgctgcatcagaggcttttccaccctgaccagaatacagttcttttctttcactttagcTTGGTGTAGTGATGTCAAGattactacacaggagtggGAATGCAtagaaaaatgcacatttaaTGACAGCGAGTAGTTGGCTGACtctatgtggaaaaactgagaatTGTTAAAATTTAATCTATTCTTCTGAAGACATCACAGGCTTTTTGTTATATGATCTGTAAATGAAtgagcatttttaaaatgaaattctttaaacaaaaaaaagggaaaaatttaGAGGTGTTTTGAATTTACAGGATATTATGCCATGGTTTTACTGGTTACTACACCTGCGATCGAATCggactgtatgtggcccatgaacttaAATAAGTTTGACAACCCCTGTTCTAAAAggaatgtttttgtcaatggagtctggtggcacCATTTCATTTAATGTACGTGACCCAggggttttctacctggaagttacTGTACACAAACACTGTGATTCAGTCTATTTAATTCACTATAGAAGTGAGCCAAGTGATCATAAGAGTGACTGTTGTGTGATCATAGGATTCACTTCCTCCTCGGTTATCTCCTTAAATGTATTTGACAACTATAGATTTCTGGTTTTAACCATatctaacaaccaaaatctttcCAGTTGGAGGTCCGTGAAGTGAAATCTTTTCAGATGGGAGTCCCTGCACGATGATTTAGTCCAGCTTACTTGTTATCAGTGTTCAAATCCAAATCACTCAGGACATGTCCCAGTAAGAGTTTAAGTAACCAGTTTTAGTCACATGATGCTAGCATGCTAAGGCaaattgatataaaaataatttacatCCATCACATCAATTAATACAAATGACTGTAAGTTTAGAAATTTAATTAGTATTTGATCAAGTAATATCAAATTAAAGCTCTGCATTACATCATCCCATCAGTGGTATGAATTACACAAATTGCATAACCTACGTCTACATGTGGGTCTACTCTGAACACAGCTGATGCTTAAAAGACATGAAGCCCTATTTATAGAGCCAGTCCCAGTTGATTTGTGACTCATCAAAACTGGGAATACAGTCTAAACTGGGGACTCTGGTTGCCTTACACACATAAATCTGAGATTCTCTTCAGGAATCGTAAAAGCTAATGTGTGAGCGAgagcagaaggagaggaggagtgtgtCCATTTTAACTCACAGACATGTAGGAGCGAGTGCCCACAAAGGAGTTGGCCATGGAGTCTATGAGCTGCCCGCTCACTCCAAAGTCGCACAGCTTGATCTCACCGCGGGAATTCACTAGGATGTTAGAAGGCTTGACATCTGAGAGAGGGACATGCAGTATATTTAGGAGAACATGGTGGGCAAGTGTTCAACAGGGAACAGAGAGCAACACAGAGCAAACTGCTGCAAAGGCTCTCAGTGCATGTTGTGCAATGTGTGCTTATGTGTTGTCTTTCATCATTCATATGTATGACACTGAATGCAACAAAGATGCAGCTGATGCATCTAAAATAGGAAATTACTGTAAGGTACAGATCAATACTCTCCCTCAAGTTATTTAAAGCTCAGTCTTCATTCATAAATGTAAAGGGTTTGTGAAACCTTTTCATATTGGTGAATAAAATAGTGACTGACCTCTGTGCATGAT is part of the Epinephelus lanceolatus isolate andai-2023 chromosome 5, ASM4190304v1, whole genome shotgun sequence genome and encodes:
- the rpl4 gene encoding large ribosomal subunit protein uL4 → MACARPLISVYSEKGESAGKNIVMPAVFKAPIRPDVVNFVHTNMRKNSRQPYAVSELAGHQTSAESWGTGRAVARIPRVRGGGTHRSGQGAFGNMCRGGRMFAPTKTWRRWHRRINTTQKRYAICSAVAASAIPALVMSKGHRIEEIPEVPLVVEDKVEGYKKTKEAVLLLKKLKAWNDIKKVYASQRMRAGKGKMRNRRRIQRRGPCIIYNQDAGVTKAFRNIPGITLQNVNKLNLLRLAPGGHVGRFCIWTESAFRKLDELYGTWRKPASLKVGYNLPMHKMTNTDLSRILKSEEIQKALRAPNKKINRRVLKKNPLKNLRIMLKLNPYAKTARRHAILQHDPAIKAKMLKPKKKPGKKGAPAKPKA
- the map2k1 gene encoding dual specificity mitogen-activated protein kinase kinase 1, giving the protein MQKRRKPEPIQLNPIPDGNTINGTGATETNLEALQKKLEELELDEQQRKRLEAFLTQKQKVGELKDDDFEKICELGAGNGGVVFKVSHRPSGLIMARKLIHLEIKPAIRNQIIRELQVLHECNSPYIVGFYGAFYSDGEISICMEHMDGGSLDQSLKKAGKIPEQILGKVSIAVIKGLSYLREKHKIMHRDVKPSNILVNSRGEIKLCDFGVSGQLIDSMANSFVGTRSYMSPERLQGTHYSVQSDIWSMGLSLVEMAIGRFPIPPPDAKELEQIFGFPVEGEAACSESSPKPRPPGRPGSSYGPDSRPPMAIFELLDYIVNEPPPKLPGIFSPEFQDFVNKCLIKNPAERADLKQLMVHPFIKQSEAEQVDFAGWLCSTIGLNQPLTPTHGTAM
- the LOC117262358 gene encoding large ribosomal subunit protein uL4-like: MRNRRRILRLAPCGHVGRFCIWTESAFRKLDELYGTWRKPASLKVGYNLPMHKMTNTDLSRILKSEEIQKALRAPNKKINRRVLKKNPLKNLRIMLKLNPYTKTARRHAILQHDPAIKAKMLKPKKKPGKKGAPAKPKA